A genomic window from Salvia miltiorrhiza cultivar Shanhuang (shh) chromosome 5, IMPLAD_Smil_shh, whole genome shotgun sequence includes:
- the LOC131024330 gene encoding uncharacterized protein LOC131024330, with translation MPAFSKLQQGISQFYSPFLNHISLTNKIAKSLQFHPLTLISLMVTASASTKRPTCPSCSKPASICLCSRLRTPLLHNSVSVTIFQHSLEKNHPLNSARIAKIGLKNVNVVTVSDVNFEAQFFIRPLEVDESCHLFDEMPSKGRNDEFLETANLGADYADLEGRIMGRNEFNVAETSQLCQHVMNLKGSELSAFDFTIAKSGTISSMNCKMGPAKIQEMSFDQLLASDAAVDEIRKGFVVKKVKVSEAFGECEEVEEFEIAVPCGSVLLFPTESSVDVEAIEFEVKNLIVLDGTWAKAKRMYKENPWLRLLPHLRLDIDKSSLYEEVRTQPRAGYLSTIESIVYAMKAVGEEEADGLDGLLDVFESMVGDQRRCKDERMSKVLGK, from the coding sequence ATGCCCGCCTTCTCCAAATTGCAACAGGGTATCTCGCAATTCTACTCTCCCTTTCTCAACCATATATCTTTAACCAACAAAATCGCCAAATCCCTTCAGTTTCACCCCCTAACCCTAATTTCGCTAATGGTGACTGCATCCGCTTCTACAAAGAGACCCACTTGTCCATCATGCTCTAAACCGGCCAGCATTTGCCTTTGCAGCCGCCTCCGAACTCCGCTTCTCCATAATTCTGTCTCCGTCACCATTTTCCAACATAGCCTTGAGAAAAATCACCCTCTCAATTCCGCCCGAATCGCTAAAATTGGGCTGAAGAATGTTAATGTAGTTACTGTATCAGATGTTAATTTTGAGGCCCAGTTCTTTATACGGCCACTCGAAGTCGATGAAAGCTGCCATCTGTTCGATGAAATGCCAAGCAAAGGAAGAAATGATGAGTTTCTTGAAACAGCGAATTTGGGAGCAGATTATGCGGATTTAGAGGGACGTATTATGGGAAGGAATGAGTTTAACGTAGCTGAAACGAGTCAACTTTGCCAGCACGTTATGAATTTGAAGGGTTCTGAACTCAGTGCTTTCGATTTCACCATTGCAAAATCTGGTACCATTAGCTCAATGAACTGTAAGATGGGACCCGCCAAAATTCAGGAAATGAGCTTCGATCAGCTATTGGCCTCGGATGCTGCCGTTGACGAGATAAGAAAAGGATTCGTGGTGAAAAAAGTTAAGGTGTCGGAAGCGTTTGGTGAATGCGAAGAAGTTGAGGAATTTGAAATTGCAGTTCCATGTGGATCAGTTCTCTTGTTTCCTACTGAAAGCTCGGTTGATGTTGAGGCTATAGAATTTGAGGTGAAGAATTTGATAGTGCTGGATGGAACATGGGCGAAGGCGAAGAGAATGTACAAGGAGAACCCGTGGTTGCGGCTGCTGCCGCATTTAAGGTTGGATATAGATAAATCGAGCTTGTACGAGGAGGTGAGGACTCAGCCTCGGGCGGGCTATTTGTCCACGATCGAGAGCATTGTGTATGCAATGAAGGCTGTGGGGGAAGAAGAAGCGGATGGATTGGATGGTCTCTTGGATGTGTTTGAATCCATGGTCGGGGATCAAAGGCGATGCAAAGATGAAAGAATGAGCAAAGTCTTGGGGAAGTAA